One window of Catenulispora sp. GP43 genomic DNA carries:
- a CDS encoding DUF5709 domain-containing protein gives MSSGFADDVYLPQPDPDAQDPLEQLDGSDTLISGPDELDTGYSPPERPMALRDPETMDERLAEELPDVADLPEDWDGLGDYAGGDGELMGDQVGGRRSGRLMAPDEGSHSGGNADLSAQDVGIDGGAASAEEAAMHIVDDEELDEEYDDAVD, from the coding sequence ATGAGCAGTGGCTTCGCGGACGACGTCTACCTGCCGCAGCCGGATCCGGACGCCCAGGACCCGCTGGAGCAGCTGGACGGCTCCGACACGTTGATCTCGGGTCCGGACGAGCTGGACACCGGCTACTCGCCGCCGGAGCGGCCGATGGCGCTGCGCGATCCGGAGACCATGGACGAGCGTCTGGCCGAGGAGCTGCCGGACGTCGCGGACCTGCCGGAGGACTGGGACGGCCTCGGCGACTACGCCGGCGGCGACGGCGAGCTGATGGGCGACCAGGTCGGCGGCCGGCGCTCGGGCCGGCTGATGGCGCCGGACGAGGGGTCGCACTCCGGCGGCAACGCCGATCTGTCGGCGCAGGACGTCGGCATCGACGGCGGCGCGGCCTCCGCGGAGGAGGCGGCCATGCACATCGTCGACGACGAGGAACTGGACGAGGAGTACGACGACGCCGTCGACTGA
- a CDS encoding uroporphyrinogen-III synthase produces the protein MVKVLEVLEGAVGGAPGVSAQNDKTDGGGEAGMVTTTQRGSASALDSCATTALLAFVGAGPGDPELLTLRAVALLRGADVIAAEAVLLERLAPHLNPDATLVPVAENERGELGELGDATVSLTPASRMKNLLAEVAAGRRVVRLTSGDPGLSGVVAAEAALCAKAGVVYEIVPGVAVSTAVPLYAGIPLGRSSGQGGVRIRSLADVADSAGKPGAGPLGAHETLVMVGPAHLLEAAAAALQATGLAKATTPVAVTADGSMTTQRTVVSTLARVAIEASALIAAGGEVVVVVGAAVADRAALSWYETKPLFGWKVLVPRTKEQAEGLSHRLRTYGAVSHEVPTIAVEPPRTPQQMERAVKGLVTGRYEWVAFTSQNAVKAIREKFEEYGLDARAFAGIKVAAVGEATAQALVAFGVQPDLVPSGEQSAAGLLEDFPAYDPVFDPIERVFLPRADIATDTLIAGLIELGWEVDDVTAYRTVRAAPPPAEVREAIKGGGFDAVLFTSSSTVRNLVGIAGKPHAATVIACIGPQTAKTAEEHGLRVDVMAPSASVTALADALAAFGESRRVSALSAGEPLYRPSERRPGGRRRSAR, from the coding sequence ATGGTGAAGGTGCTCGAAGTCCTGGAGGGCGCTGTAGGCGGCGCGCCGGGGGTTTCCGCGCAAAATGACAAGACGGACGGTGGGGGTGAGGCAGGCATGGTGACGACTACACAGCGAGGTTCGGCCTCTGCGCTCGATTCCTGTGCGACGACGGCGCTGCTGGCCTTCGTCGGTGCCGGCCCGGGTGACCCGGAGCTGCTGACCCTGCGCGCCGTGGCGCTGCTGCGGGGCGCTGACGTGATCGCCGCCGAGGCCGTGCTGCTGGAGCGGCTGGCGCCACACCTGAACCCGGACGCCACCTTGGTGCCGGTGGCCGAGAACGAGCGGGGCGAGCTGGGCGAGCTCGGGGACGCGACGGTCTCGCTGACCCCGGCCTCGCGGATGAAGAACCTGCTCGCCGAGGTCGCCGCCGGCCGCCGCGTGGTCCGGCTGACCTCCGGGGACCCGGGCCTGTCGGGCGTGGTCGCGGCCGAGGCCGCGCTGTGCGCCAAGGCCGGCGTGGTCTACGAGATAGTCCCGGGCGTCGCGGTCTCCACCGCGGTCCCGCTGTACGCCGGCATCCCGCTGGGCCGTTCCTCGGGCCAGGGCGGCGTTCGGATCCGTTCGCTGGCCGACGTCGCGGACTCCGCGGGCAAGCCCGGTGCCGGACCGCTCGGCGCGCACGAGACCCTGGTGATGGTGGGCCCGGCGCACCTGCTGGAGGCGGCCGCGGCTGCCCTGCAGGCCACCGGTCTGGCCAAGGCGACCACCCCGGTCGCGGTGACCGCCGACGGCTCGATGACCACCCAGCGCACCGTGGTCTCCACCCTGGCCCGGGTCGCGATCGAGGCCTCCGCGCTGATCGCGGCCGGCGGCGAGGTGGTCGTGGTGGTCGGCGCCGCCGTCGCCGACCGGGCCGCGCTGTCCTGGTACGAGACCAAGCCGCTGTTCGGCTGGAAGGTCCTGGTGCCGCGCACCAAGGAGCAGGCCGAGGGGCTGTCCCACCGGCTGCGCACCTACGGCGCGGTGTCGCACGAGGTGCCGACCATCGCCGTGGAGCCGCCGCGCACCCCGCAGCAGATGGAGCGCGCGGTCAAGGGCCTGGTGACCGGCCGCTACGAGTGGGTCGCGTTCACGTCGCAGAACGCTGTGAAGGCGATCCGCGAGAAGTTCGAGGAGTACGGCCTGGACGCCCGCGCGTTCGCCGGGATAAAGGTCGCGGCGGTCGGCGAGGCCACGGCGCAGGCGCTGGTCGCCTTCGGCGTGCAGCCGGACCTGGTGCCCTCCGGCGAGCAGTCGGCGGCCGGGCTCCTGGAGGACTTCCCGGCCTACGACCCGGTCTTCGACCCGATCGAGCGGGTCTTCCTGCCGCGCGCGGACATCGCGACCGACACCCTGATCGCCGGCCTGATCGAGCTGGGCTGGGAGGTGGACGACGTGACCGCCTACCGGACGGTGCGCGCCGCGCCGCCGCCGGCCGAGGTCCGCGAGGCGATCAAGGGCGGCGGCTTCGACGCGGTCCTGTTCACCTCCTCCTCCACGGTCCGCAACCTGGTCGGGATCGCCGGCAAGCCGCACGCCGCGACGGTGATCGCGTGCATCGGCCCGCAGACCGCGAAGACCGCGGAGGAACACGGACTGCGCGTGGACGTCATGGCGCCCTCGGCGTCGGTGACCGCGCTGGCCGACGCGCTGGCCGCCTTCGGCGAGTCCCGCCGGGTCTCCGCGCTGAGCGCGGGCGAACCGCTCTACCGGCCCTCCGAGCGCAGGCCCGGGGGACGGCGGCGCTCCGCGCGCTGA
- the hemC gene encoding hydroxymethylbilane synthase has protein sequence MSGSPGDQGSPSPGPDRALRLGTRASALALAQSGMVAEALTAATGRPVELVHVTTYGDTSREALSVIGGTGVFVNALRDALYAGTVDFAVHSLKDLPTAAPVGLHLAAVTERAAVNDALVARDGLKLADLPAGAKVGTGAARRMALLKMIRPDLEVVPIRGNVDTRVNHVRTGNLDAVVVALAGLQRLGRAEEATEVLGPDVMLPSPGQGALAVECADPDLAGVLAVLDDPATRAAVVAERTMLAVLEAGCSAPVGGHAIALDDNVLSLTGVVATVSGSRGLRLSRTGEVDEPEALGRRVAEALLAEGAAELMEAGA, from the coding sequence ATGAGCGGGAGTCCGGGCGACCAAGGGTCGCCTTCCCCCGGTCCTGATCGGGCGTTGCGGCTGGGTACCCGGGCCAGCGCCCTGGCCCTGGCCCAGTCCGGGATGGTCGCCGAGGCGTTGACCGCGGCCACCGGGCGCCCCGTGGAGCTCGTCCACGTGACCACGTACGGAGACACCTCGCGCGAGGCGCTGTCCGTCATCGGCGGTACCGGCGTGTTCGTCAACGCTCTGCGGGACGCGCTGTACGCCGGCACCGTCGACTTCGCGGTGCACTCGCTGAAGGACCTGCCGACCGCGGCACCTGTCGGGCTGCACCTGGCGGCGGTGACCGAGCGCGCGGCGGTGAACGACGCGCTGGTGGCGCGGGACGGCCTGAAACTGGCCGACCTGCCGGCCGGCGCGAAGGTCGGGACCGGCGCGGCGCGGCGGATGGCGCTGCTGAAGATGATCCGGCCGGACCTGGAGGTCGTGCCGATCCGCGGCAACGTCGACACACGCGTGAACCACGTGCGCACCGGCAACCTGGACGCGGTCGTGGTGGCGCTGGCCGGCCTGCAGCGGCTGGGCCGCGCCGAGGAGGCGACCGAGGTCCTCGGACCGGACGTGATGCTGCCCTCGCCGGGGCAGGGCGCGCTGGCCGTGGAGTGCGCGGACCCGGACCTGGCCGGCGTGCTGGCGGTCCTGGACGATCCGGCCACCCGCGCCGCGGTGGTCGCCGAGCGCACGATGCTGGCGGTGCTGGAGGCCGGCTGCTCGGCTCCGGTGGGTGGCCACGCGATCGCCTTGGATGACAACGTTTTGTCGTTGACCGGAGTGGTTGCTACCGTCAGCGGGTCCCGCGGCCTGCGGCTTTCCCGGACCGGTGAAGTCGATGAGCCCGAAGCACTGGGACGCCGGGTCGCCGAGGCACTGCTCGCCGAGGGCGCGGCCGAGCTCATGGAGGCCGGCGCGTGA